From the genome of Nicotiana sylvestris chromosome 2, ASM39365v2, whole genome shotgun sequence, one region includes:
- the LOC138885245 gene encoding uncharacterized protein, whose translation MDCETIKMTYQVSAIVHSMARKLEDLGAFTIPCTIWSADFAKALCDLGASINLMLYSVFKTLGIGQPRPTSMRLQMADRKIKRPLGIIDDVLVRVDKFILLADFVILDCEVDYEIPIIFGRPFLATGKALVDMEAGELTF comes from the coding sequence atggattgtgagactatcaagatgacctaccaagttagtgcaatagtgcactctaTGGCGCGGAAGCTAGAAGACcttggtgctttcaccattccctGCACCATTTGGAGTGcagactttgcaaaagctctatgtgatttgggggcaagtatcaacttgatgctctactcagttttcaagactttaggtattgggcaaccgaggccgacttctatgagattgcaaatggcggatagaaaaATTAAGAGACCCTTGGGTATAAtcgatgatgttcttgttcgggtggacaaatttatcttgctggctgattttgtgatcttggattgtgaggtagattatgagatTCCGATCATatttggaagacctttccttgctactgggaaggccttagttgatatggaagcaggggaactcaccttctga